A genomic stretch from Engraulis encrasicolus isolate BLACKSEA-1 chromosome 10, IST_EnEncr_1.0, whole genome shotgun sequence includes:
- the LOC134456356 gene encoding probable E3 ubiquitin-protein ligase DTX3, whose protein sequence is MKTVPIMTSGFDDENPLRLTDKTPKDMPDSDDYCAVCMDSIQGRKTSKCNHSFCLSCIDAAFKVKPACPVCNAFYGTHYGTQPNDGVMKVTQCWQSLPGYEGHGSIVIHYSFPPGIQGPEHPNMGKRYAGTSRQAFLPANAEGQLVLRLLQEAFRRRLVFTIGTSATTGLSNAITWNDIHHKTNTGGGPALFGYPDPGYLTRVQEELQQKGITEDSMQNTATDRDGL, encoded by the exons ATGAAAACAGTCCCCATCATGACTTCGGGTTTTGATGATGAGAATCCTCTGAGACTAACAGACAAGACACCCAAAGACATGCCTGACAGTGACGACTATTGTGCAGTTTGTATGGACAGTATACAGGGCAGAAAAACGTCGAAATGCAATCATTCCTTTTGTCTAAGTTGCATTGACGCTGCCTTCAAAGTGAAGCCTGCCTGCCCGGTGTGTAATGCATTCTACGGGACCCACTACGGAACGCAACCTAACGATGGAGTTATGAAAGTTACCCAATGTTGGCAGAGTCTACCGGGCTACGAGGGCCATGGCTCTATAGTAATCCACTACTCCTTTCCACCCGGAATCCAAGGG CCTGAGCATCCGAATATGGGGAAGCGGTATGCGGGCACCTCTCGTCAGGCGTTTCTGCCGGCAAATGCGGAGGGACAGCTGGTGCTGCGGCTGCTGCAGGAGGCCTTCAGGCGGAGGCTGGTCTTCACCATCGGCACCTCAGCCACCACCGGCCTCTCCAACGCCATCACCTGGAACGACATCCACCACAAGACCAACACCGGTGGAGGACCCGCACT CTTTGGCTACCCGGATCCAGGCTACCTGACTCGGGTTCAGGAGGAGTTACAACAGAAGGGGATTACTGAAGACAGCATGCAGAACACAGCCACGGACAGGGACGGTTTATGA
- the dtx3 gene encoding probable E3 ubiquitin-protein ligase DTX3 isoform X3, with protein MSVRAGQGSDEVLVSQAVWDYLAAAGRRWLLDFEEKQGLSVAMVRRGERGGCCAVRLQPLAEGSSGSSNSSHRGRAARGVEQGAVISPATRKAFIDLCRSARKEMTKAEGAQKRKRSLLPCVGGLELEPGEGTLLSSPPPPPTPPPPGPPLSRRSQRQQQQRSRRSGDVVACLGCLGPHEAPTPAPTVPTPHPHHPHPHPHPRTEVQVRAELVASRMVGAPTAALGIGGSKEEMSTTATINSITTSSSTTPSICSGISSSSCPICMGEMVDRTTLERCGHTFCRVCLEQAFLVKRACPVCRLVYGQLIGNQPANGTMMVERDPDAELPGHEGYGCICIVYSFPPGLQAEEHPNPGVRYPGTDRVAYLPDSPEGNRVLGLLRRAFEQRLIFTVGTSMTTGMHNVITWNDIHHKTSIWGGPRCFGYPDPTYLVRVTEELREKGITAD; from the exons GCCGGCGATGGCTGCTGGACTTCGAGGAGAAGCAGGGCCTGAGCGTGGCCATGGTGCGGAGAGGGGAGCGCGGGGGCTGTTGTGCTGTCAGACTGCAGCCCTTAGCGGAGGGCAGTagtggcagcagcaacagcagccaccGGGGAAGAGCTGCCAGGGGAGTGGAGCAGGGAGCCGTCATCTCACCAGCCACACGCAAGGCCTTCATTGACCTGTGCCGCAGCGCCCGCAAGGAGAtgaccaag gCGGAGGGTGCCCAGAAGCGCAAGCGCTCTCTGCTGCCGTGTGTGggagggctggagctggagcctgGGGAGGgtaccctgctctcctctccccctcctccccctacaCCTCCCCCGCCTGGGCCGCCCCTGTCCCGACGctcccagaggcagcaacagCAACGCTCCAGGAGGAGTGGGGACGTGGTGGCCTGTTTAGGGTGCCTGGGACCTCACGAAGCCCCAACACCAGCACCAACCGTACCAACACCACACCCTCATCACcctcacccgcacccccaccccaggACAGAAGTCCAGGTCCGGGCCGAGCTAGTAGCCAGCCGCATGGTTGGTGCTCCAACAGCTGCGTTGGGCATTGGTGGGAGCAAGGAAGAGATGTCCACCACAGCCACCATCAACTCCATCACCACCTCGAGCTCCACCACACCCAGCATCTGCAgcggcatcagcagcagcagctgccccATCTGCATGGGAGAGATGGTGGATAGGACCACGCTAGAGAG GTGTGGCCACACATTCTGCCGTGTGTGCCTGGAGCAGGCGTTCCTGGTGAAGCGTGCCTGCCCCGTGTGCCGCCTGGTATACGGGCAGCTGATCGGCAACCAGCCCGCCAACGGCACCATGATGGTGGAGAGAGACCCGGACGCGGAGTTACCAGGACACGAGGGATACGGCTGCATATGCATCGTGTACAGCTTCCCCCCTGGACTGCAGGCG GAGGAGCACCCCAACCCAGGAGTGCGGTACCCGGGTACGGATCGTGTGGCCTACCTGCCCGACAGCCCCGAGGGGAACCGCGTGCTGGGCCTGCTGCGCCGCGCCTTCGAGCAACGCCTCATCTTCACTGTGGGAACCTCCATGACCACAGGCATGCACAACGTCATCACGTGGAACGACATCCACCACAAGACCTCCATATGGGGCGGCCCGCGCTG cttTGGCTACCCTGACCCCACATACCTGGTTCGAGTGACCGAGGAGCTGAGAGAGAAGGGGATCACAGCTGACTGA
- the dtx3 gene encoding probable E3 ubiquitin-protein ligase DTX3 isoform X2, whose protein sequence is MGSQVSSEEMSVRAGQGSDEVLVSQAVWDYLAAAGRRWLLDFEEKQGLSVAMVRRGERGGCCAVRLQPLAEGSSGSSNSSHRGRAARGVEQGAVISPATRKAFIDLCRSARKEMTKAEGAQKRKRSLLPCVGGLELEPGEGTLLSSPPPPPTPPPPGPPLSRRSQRQQQQRSRRSGDVVACLGCLGPHEAPTPAPTVPTPHPHHPHPHPHPRTEVQVRAELVASRMVGAPTAALGIGGSKEEMSTTATINSITTSSSTTPSICSGISSSSCPICMGEMVDRTTLERCGHTFCRVCLEQAFLVKRACPVCRLVYGQLIGNQPANGTMMVERDPDAELPGHEGYGCICIVYSFPPGLQAEEHPNPGVRYPGTDRVAYLPDSPEGNRVLGLLRRAFEQRLIFTVGTSMTTGMHNVITWNDIHHKTSIWGGPRCFGYPDPTYLVRVTEELREKGITAD, encoded by the exons GCCGGCGATGGCTGCTGGACTTCGAGGAGAAGCAGGGCCTGAGCGTGGCCATGGTGCGGAGAGGGGAGCGCGGGGGCTGTTGTGCTGTCAGACTGCAGCCCTTAGCGGAGGGCAGTagtggcagcagcaacagcagccaccGGGGAAGAGCTGCCAGGGGAGTGGAGCAGGGAGCCGTCATCTCACCAGCCACACGCAAGGCCTTCATTGACCTGTGCCGCAGCGCCCGCAAGGAGAtgaccaag gCGGAGGGTGCCCAGAAGCGCAAGCGCTCTCTGCTGCCGTGTGTGggagggctggagctggagcctgGGGAGGgtaccctgctctcctctccccctcctccccctacaCCTCCCCCGCCTGGGCCGCCCCTGTCCCGACGctcccagaggcagcaacagCAACGCTCCAGGAGGAGTGGGGACGTGGTGGCCTGTTTAGGGTGCCTGGGACCTCACGAAGCCCCAACACCAGCACCAACCGTACCAACACCACACCCTCATCACcctcacccgcacccccaccccaggACAGAAGTCCAGGTCCGGGCCGAGCTAGTAGCCAGCCGCATGGTTGGTGCTCCAACAGCTGCGTTGGGCATTGGTGGGAGCAAGGAAGAGATGTCCACCACAGCCACCATCAACTCCATCACCACCTCGAGCTCCACCACACCCAGCATCTGCAgcggcatcagcagcagcagctgccccATCTGCATGGGAGAGATGGTGGATAGGACCACGCTAGAGAG GTGTGGCCACACATTCTGCCGTGTGTGCCTGGAGCAGGCGTTCCTGGTGAAGCGTGCCTGCCCCGTGTGCCGCCTGGTATACGGGCAGCTGATCGGCAACCAGCCCGCCAACGGCACCATGATGGTGGAGAGAGACCCGGACGCGGAGTTACCAGGACACGAGGGATACGGCTGCATATGCATCGTGTACAGCTTCCCCCCTGGACTGCAGGCG GAGGAGCACCCCAACCCAGGAGTGCGGTACCCGGGTACGGATCGTGTGGCCTACCTGCCCGACAGCCCCGAGGGGAACCGCGTGCTGGGCCTGCTGCGCCGCGCCTTCGAGCAACGCCTCATCTTCACTGTGGGAACCTCCATGACCACAGGCATGCACAACGTCATCACGTGGAACGACATCCACCACAAGACCTCCATATGGGGCGGCCCGCGCTG cttTGGCTACCCTGACCCCACATACCTGGTTCGAGTGACCGAGGAGCTGAGAGAGAAGGGGATCACAGCTGACTGA